The Actinomycetota bacterium DNA window AACGGACTGCTACGTCCAGCACGACCTGGGACCCCAGGGAGTTTCCGACCAGGACCGCCGGACCGATGCCGGCCCCCCGCATCCACGCAACAAGGGCGTCGGCCAGGCCCGGCACGTCCAGCGGCTGCTCCGGACGGAAGCTACGCCCGAACCCCGGCAGGTCCACGGCGTAAACGGGACCGACGCCGACCAGCGCCCGGCTGAACCGCTCCATGTACCGGCTGGACAACCCGAGTCCGTGGACCACCACGACCGGGCGTGCGGCATCAGCACCATCGGAGACAAAGCGGCCGGCGATGGTGCGTGCGGACTTCGAAGGATTGCGCGAGGGGGCCATGCGGAACGGACCCTTTGCCCGACCCGCGAAGGGCAAAACAAAAGGGCCGGCCCCTTGGGGCCGGCCCAGAAGTTGAATCCCTACCGACTCTTCGGCGGACGGCCGCGGCGCTTGCCGGTGGCCTGGGCCACCTTGGCGCCCTTGCGGGCGGCGCTGGCAACCGCGGTCTTCAGGCTGGACCTCAGGTCGCTCTCCACCTTGGGGGCAGAGGGTGGGACCACCTTGAGCCTGGGTGCCGGAGCGGTGCTCAGCATGCCCGGAACCGGGGGCGTAAAGGGCGCTACCCGCAGAACCGACTGCTCGGCCTCCTGCTCGCGCATCTCGAGGAACTGCTCCAGCTTGCGCTTGATCCGCTGCAGAGCGTTGTCGATCGACTTCGCCTGCCGCTGCAGCCCCACCGCGATCTCCTGGTAGGACCGGCCTTCTAGGTACAGGTTGAGCACCTCGACCTCAAGGTCCGACAGGATCTCGGCGAGGAACGCGCGGATCTGCGCGACCTCGTCCTCCGCCACCACTAGCTCCACCGGGTCGACTATCCGGGCCGAGGCCAGAAAGTCCACCAGCTGCCGCTCGCCCTCGTCCTCCGACGACACAGGCCGCTGCAGGGAGACGTAGGAGTTCAGAGGAGCGTGCTTGTGTCGAGTCGCTCCCTTGATCGCCGTGATGATCTGCCGGGTGATGCACAGCTCGGCGAAAGAGCGAAACGATACGGTCTTGGAGGCGTCAAAGTCGCGGATGGCCTTGAAAAGGCCGATCATCCCCTCCTGGATGATGTCCTCACGGTCGGCGCCGATGAGGAAGTAGGTCTTTGCTTTGCTCCGCGCGTACGACGTGTACCGCTGAAGCAGGATGTCGAGCGCATCCGAATCCCCCTCGCGAGCCAAATCAACGAGCTGGTCGTCGATCAGGTCGGCCTTTGGAGCCAACGATTCTGAGACGAGCCGCTTTCTGGCCGCTGCTGTTAGGGGCATACTCCCGCTCTCCTTGGCTACGAAGAAAACTGGAACGTGGAGCGGTGGTTCGTGCGTGAAGCCACTGTAGGGGACTAGACCGAAATGGTCAAGTCCCCATGGCTCAACGGTGTGCCCCTTGCGGGCTATGCCCTGCCCGCAGGTGTTTCCTCAAACCCCTTGTCAAGGCGTTTACCCGCCCTGGTGAATACTGAAACGTCCCCCAGCCGGGTGGCCGTCGCACCAATTTCGCCCCGATTCAACTGCCACCCGAACGCCTGCGGGCGACCTCGAACAGCGCCACCCCCCCGGCCACCGAGGCGTTGAGGCTGCCCACGCGGCCCCGCAGCGGGATGTGGACCCGCAGGTCACAGCGCTGTGCGACCAAACGGGAGACTCCCGGCCCCTCGGCCCCCACGACCAAACAGAGGGGGTCGCAGGCCAGGTTCAGGTCGTACAGCGAGCCCGGAGCCTCGCCGTCCAGGGCCACGGTCCAGATTCCGGCCGACTTGAGCCACTCGATGGTCCTGGACAGGTTGTCCACCGTCACGACCGGAAGCCACGCCAGCGCCCCCGCCGCTGCCTTCTCCACGGTGGGGGTGACGCCGGCGGAGCGGCGGGACGGCAAAAGCAGTCCGTGGGCACCCGCCGCTTCGGCGGAACGCGCCAGTGCGCCGACGTTGTGGGGGTCGGTGACACCGTCCAGAGCCACCAGCAGCGGCGCCTGTCCCGCCCTTTCGGCGGCCTGGACCACATCTTCAAGGCTCTCGGCGGGCCGTGGGGCCACGAACGCCAGGACCCCCTGGGGGTTCTGCGAGCGCGACAGGGAGTCGATCTCGCGCCTGGGTACGACCCTCAGCGGAACCCCTTCGGACGACGCGAGCTCGCGAATCTCGCGCACCGCCGCCGATGGCTGGACCCCCTCGGCCAGCAGGACCTCGCGTACGCCGCGCCCGGACCTCAGCGCCTCGATCACCGGACGCCGGCCCTCGACCTGGACGTTGCTCACCTCAGGTACCAGCGGGGTCCTTCGGCTGAGTCCTCGACCTGCACCCCGATCTCGTCCAGCCGGCTTCGGATGGCGTCCGCCGCGGCGAAGTCCCTGGCCTGCCGGGCCCGCTCCCGCTGCTCCAGCAGCAGCTCCACCAGCGGTCCGATGACATTCGTGGCGTCGGTCCGGTTCTCGGTCCCGCACCCGAGCACCCCGAGCCCCTCCGTGAGTGCACCGCGAAGCCCGCTTGCCGCCCCGGCGTCGCCTGACTCGAGGGCCCTGTTGCCCTCCGTCACGATCGCGTGAAGGGCCGCTATCGCCTCGGGGGTGTTCAGGTCGTCGTCCATGGCCGCGCCAAAGCGGTCCAGCGCTGCGGTGGCACCCGTCCCGGCGGGTCCGGTACGCAGAAAGCCGCGAAAGCGGTCCCACACCGACTGCGCCTCGTCGAGGCCGTCCGGGGAATAGGCGATCGGCGAGCGGTAGTGCGCCGACAGGTAAAACAGGCGCAGGACCTGCGGCGGATAGTCCTGCAGGACGTCGTCCACCCGGACGTAGTTTTTGAGCGACTTGGACATCTTCTCGCCGGATATCTGGACGTGCCCGTTGTGAAGCCACCAGCGCGCGAACGGCTCGCGCCCGACGGCGGACTCCGCCTGCGCTATCTCGTTTTCGTGGTGCGGAAAGATGAGGTCGATCCCGCCGGCGTGAATGTCGAACGGCATGCCGAGGTAACGCACCGCCATTGCCGAGCACTCGATGTGCCAGCCCGGGCGCCCCGGCCCCCACGGAGACGGCCACGAAGGCTCACCCGGCTTCGCCGCCTTCCACAGGCTGAAGTCCAGAGGATTGCGCTTGCCGGGGTCGGGCTCGACGCGCTCCCCAGCGCGCAGATCGTCCAACGACCGGCGCGAAAGCTTTCCGTAGCCCTCCGCTGACTCCACCGAGAACCAGACGTTGCCGTCCACGGCATAGGCGACCCCGGAGTCGATGAGCTGGGCGATCATCTCCTGCATCTCGAGCAGGTGTCCTGTGGCCCGGGGAGCGATGTC harbors:
- a CDS encoding alpha/beta fold hydrolase, whose product is MAPSRNPSKSARTIAGRFVSDGADAARPVVVVHGLGLSSRYMERFSRALVGVGPVYAVDLPGFGRSFRPEQPLDVPGLADALVAWMRGAGIGPAVLVGNSLGSQVVLDVAVR
- the rlmB gene encoding 23S rRNA (guanosine(2251)-2'-O)-methyltransferase RlmB, translating into MSNVQVEGRRPVIEALRSGRGVREVLLAEGVQPSAAVREIRELASSEGVPLRVVPRREIDSLSRSQNPQGVLAFVAPRPAESLEDVVQAAERAGQAPLLVALDGVTDPHNVGALARSAEAAGAHGLLLPSRRSAGVTPTVEKAAAGALAWLPVVTVDNLSRTIEWLKSAGIWTVALDGEAPGSLYDLNLACDPLCLVVGAEGPGVSRLVAQRCDLRVHIPLRGRVGSLNASVAGGVALFEVARRRSGGS
- the cysS gene encoding cysteine--tRNA ligase, which codes for MHDIHLTDTLSGRKARFEPVVPGRVGIYLCGPTVYDVPHVGHARAAVAFDVLRRHLHWRGLEVVFVRNVTDVDDRIIATSNQTGLDAMAVAEKFTRAYDDAMTSLCVLPPDIAPRATGHLLEMQEMIAQLIDSGVAYAVDGNVWFSVESAEGYGKLSRRSLDDLRAGERVEPDPGKRNPLDFSLWKAAKPGEPSWPSPWGPGRPGWHIECSAMAVRYLGMPFDIHAGGIDLIFPHHENEIAQAESAVGREPFARWWLHNGHVQISGEKMSKSLKNYVRVDDVLQDYPPQVLRLFYLSAHYRSPIAYSPDGLDEAQSVWDRFRGFLRTGPAGTGATAALDRFGAAMDDDLNTPEAIAALHAIVTEGNRALESGDAGAASGLRGALTEGLGVLGCGTENRTDATNVIGPLVELLLEQRERARQARDFAAADAIRSRLDEIGVQVEDSAEGPRWYLR